The region AATGGTACGGTGGGGGATCATCTGTTCTTCCTCTCATGCATGGCGAGCAGTGATGGAGCAGTGTGTAGACATTCAGGCATGAAGGGCAGGGCCCCTGCAAGCCCTCTGGCCacaagcagcaggagcaggctctTCCCCACGCGTTTGGGCTGCGCATCTCCCACCACTTGCCTGGGTGAGATGGGGAGAGATGAGACAAGGAGATGGAGGAAGGGTTGCGACCATTGTGTGTCTCGCCTTCCCTCGGGCATTAGGAGGGCAGGAACATAAACTGGAGTGAGGATGGTCATTGACTGGCTTCTGGCAGGGCTGAAGAGCTTGACGTTGCCCTCTGATTCTGCTAAGGTCTGGCGGCATCTCCTGCGCTGCCCCGGTTTCAGCCTGCGGTGCTTGGCGCGGCCCCAGAGGAAGCACCTACTCAGCAGAGACCTGCGGCCGCCAGCCTGCTGGGCTGGTTTGGGCAGTGCCAGTGCAGAGTGAGAGCTGAGACTTGCACCACCGCCAGTGTCGGTGTGGTAGTGGGtttggctggggctgctgggagcagctgctggggtgggaagggcagctcGCAGCTCCTGCGCCGGTGGCCGCCGCAGGGTCAGGGCTAGGGCCCACCCCCCCTTCGGCCTGGTATTCCGCCGTGGCCTGGGATGACGGCTGAGCAGCGGCAGGGCCCAGGCCAGCATGTTCAGTCTCTACCCACCATTGGGTCTCATGGAGCCACCTCTTCGCTTTTTGAACCCGTCTGAGATTTCCATTTCTGCAACGGTCTGTGGCAGCAAATTTGACAAGTTTATTACGGGTTCTTGAAAAAGCAGTGCTCCCACAGGTTTCTGGTCTCCAAAaatcctttattatttttatgctatTAACATACAGCAAgtgctgctgttttgtttcagcCCCCTACCCTGTAGCCATCTGGCTTTGGGTGGAGGTTGTACTTCCTCGTCCAAGGCAAATGAAGAACTCTGGTTTTGTTAGGAGTGGCTACTTCTGATATTCAAGGTGTGCTCTTGCTTTTGCTCCTCCTCCAGTGAGCCTGGTTTTATTTGGGAAGTCTGTTGTTTGATCCACTCCTGGAAATTGTTTGGATGTAAATGAAGCTTTTGTCGTTTCTGTGGCAGGAGAGAGGGTGTTTCCTGTGCCGCTCAAAGCCGTGTCTGATTGTTACATCCTTCTTAAGCCTAGTACAATGTTCTGCAAATTACATAACGTGCACATAATTAATTGTGTTCACTTTCAATCATGAACATAGATTATAGTGTGCCTTCAGCTCTTTATCTGCACTATGTACGACACGCTGCTCTTGTAGCCTGACTGCAGTGCTTAGGCCACTGCTTTTGCCGCTACATGCCCTCAATTCTGGGGTCCTTTATAGCATGCGCCCCCAAAAAAGGTGTCTAGTCTGTGGTGCTTACATGTGGGGATTGCTGTAGGGCTTTTtggcagggcaggaaggagggTCTCCAGCCCGCGTTGTGTGGGCtctgtgctgctttgctgcccTCAGCTCAACCGCTTCTTCCTATCTGGAGCTCTGGCTGCAGACCTGGGCATGGGCAGTGTCATGCCCTCCTGCAGCTTCGTGTCTCTTTAGATGAggtggaagggagggaagagccaTAAATCTCCTGCCTGGAGAGAGCAGGAATCGCGTGGCAGGATCCTTGTTAGGATCTCAAGGGACACCATGGTGACTGATgatttcttctctctgttctgCAGATTCGTTTGTGAACAGCCAGGAATGGACCCTGAGTCGCTCGGTGCCTGAGCTGAAGGTGGTGAGTACTCGTGGCTTGTGCCTCCAATACCCCTGGTTCTCTGGTGCTTTTTCCAAATCCCCAAGAAAACCCCTTCTTTTAATGTGACTGGCTAGAAATGCATAGGGGCTTCAGCCTcatggaggggagagagaagcTGGGGCTGACAACATGCTGGGGGAAGGCCAGGGCTATGCTGTGATAGCACGTGGATGTGAAGGTCAAAAAGACCTGTCCCCTCTGGCTTTGTTCAGCCAAACAGAGGGGATGAAGCTCCTCCAGTTGTAGGTGCAGAGCAGGTTTCCCAGGGCACGTTATTACCAGGCTTCATCACCTCTGAGACAGGAGATGTTCCCCATGGCCTGCTGTCACTGATGGCTGTGCACCGGCTTGCTGGGGCAGTCGTGAGCCAGTGCACGTTGGTGGTGCAGGAGGACACAGGGTGTTCAGCTCAAGCCGAGTTGGCTGGTGAGCATGAGGGGCAGAAGCCACTCCTGGGGCGAGTGACGAGGTGGGACTTCTTTGGTGGTGGCAATGAGCGCGTGGGCTGGTTGGGGCATTCACGGAAAGGCACCCTCAGCAGCTGTGCTGCGAGCACTGGGGTGGCACTGGAAGGGATGTCGGGGCAGGCAGGATGCCGCAGACGCTTCTGAGTGTCTGGCTGGCTGTTCTCAGGGACCTCGGCCATCTGTTTCGCTGTTCCGCTCTTCTTGTGCTCTCTGTGGCAGCCTGTAACTCCCTTTGAAGACTGTTGGCATGTCTCCCTTCAGCCTTTTCAAGATTGTTTTTTTTCAATCTTAATCTGAGAAACAAGAAGACTTTTTGCAAAACATACCAATACCACGATGCCACATTTTTCTTACCTGCAGttaagtaaaaattaaaacaaactttgaatattaatttctttgtttgGCTAGTAAAATGTGTGTTTGAAAATATTCTTGCAGCTATTCTGTGTATTGCCTTCTGACATTTTAACAATCTTCAGGCTGCAGAACAGCGCTGAAAGCTAAACAAACCTAAAGCTTTTAGTTCTTCCTCAGTTAACACAATCCTTTTCCCATGTTTTCCATGACCTACAGGGATCTCTGTTGCTCCGGGGTTTCATCTGGCTGATGCAGCTCTTCCTAAAAGCCTGGAGGCCTTCCAGAGTCCTGGTTCAGTCCTGGCCTTGCTGGTCTGAAGCCCTTTCTGTCACATCTCTGGGGTTAGGCTGCAACAGCCAACTGGGGGGGGGACCCTGTGCTTAGGCAGGCAGACCTCTAGGTGTTGGGGTGGTTGTCCGggatttcttctttctgcagctgTGAAGGGAATGATGTTGGGTAGTGGCAGAGCTgctccacagaatcacagaatgatctagtctggaaaagaccttgaagatcaaccagtccaacagttaacctcacactgaccgttctcaactccaccagatccctcagcgctgggtcaacccgactcttcaacccctccagggatggggactccacccctgccctgggcagcccattccaacgcccaacaaccccttctgcaaagaaatgcttcctaagagccagtctaaccctgccctggcgcagcttgaggccattccctcttgtcctgtcgcttgttccttggttcaagaggctcatccccagctctctgcaccctcctttcagggagctgcagagggcgatgaggtctcccctcagcctcctcttctccagactaaacccccccagttccctcagccgctccccatcagacctgtgctccagaccctgccccagctccgttgcccttctctggacacgctcgagtcattcaatgtcctttttgtattgaggggcccaaaactgaacccagtcatcgaggtgcggcctcaccagtgccgagtacaggggtcagatcccttccctgtccctgctggccacgctattgctgacacaagccaggatgccattggccttcttggccacctgggcacactgctgggtcTGGGCTGGCAGTCACTGAGGATGAGGAAAGCCGGGCAGGCCCTGAGCTTTCAGGTGTGTGTCTGAGGTGTCCATCCTGCTCAGCGCTGCTGTGGCCCTGGCTGCCCTGGGGATGTGCCAGTGCTGCTTTGCCCTTGGCTCCTGTCTTGCGTCCCTGGCTGTGGCTAGGCCCAGCTCTTCTCCCCACGTCTCTGCAGAGATTGGTCTTTGGTCCTCGGTCCTGCTGCTGCGATGCTTCACTGAGTGCACCACAAGCCCCAGTGAAAAATGTGTCTGAAACCAAAAGGTATCCTAGTCTTTTGGCAGGGCAAAGGCAGTGTCTTGAAAAATGGCAGAGCACACTGTGATGGGAGAGGCTTGCATGAAGCACCCACTCTGTCTCTGATCTGCCAGTCCTTGTCCCTGTGAATCAAGATTCATGATTCTGCATGTAAGGAAAGCCACACACTTTGGGGGGGGCTTCTGTTTTCTGACACATAAAGCTTTGACATCAGGTCACGTCCCTCCTTCTGTGTCAGTGAACTgtttccctttcccctcctgcAGGAGGTAAGGATCTTACTGCTTTCTTCCCTGCTCCTGTTCCCATTTGCACCACAAGTGGTCAGTGTACTTTCCGTATGGTTTTTTAATAGCTTGATGTATTTAAGTTATGCTCAGTAGTTCTTCCCACCTCAATTTTATCCTGGAGCTTCCTCCATCTGCTACAGGCTGAGAGGAGTCTGTGCCTGGGAGAAGGCAGCAGTTTCTGCAAACCTTGCCTTCCCTGCGGGAAAAGCAAAAATGATGCCTGTGGCAGAGACTCGTCCCCCAGACCCAACACTGGGCAATATCAGCCCTTCCCTGGCCAGCACAGAGACAGACTGCACGCACTCGTGCTCCCAATATGGAGACAGAGTTTTCCATGGTGCCTACACACAACCTTTGACTTCAGTTTTCTGCCCCTAAGAGGCTGTGTTCCCCAAGACTGCCTGTTCTGTGCGAGCTGGTTTATAACCCCAGATGAGGATGATACAAAGCAGAAGCGTATTTCAGCAAGGCGTAGGTCAGGATTTTGGTTGGATGCAAACAAAGTAAATGCGGCCTCCATCCAAATTTTAGAGAGCTAAATATTGCTGGAGTGTTGAATCTCTAGCTGCCAGGCGGCCTTGGGGAGCCGCTCTTTTACCTTTTCTCCAGAGACTGGAGCTGCGGCTAGCCTGGgcacagagctgagctgcccgCTCTGCACACTGGCCTCCacagttttttttctgtgtctccatCTCTTTATATCCCAGACTGCTCACGCCACTGTCGAAGCGTGGCAGCAGCGGGGAGGGCTCAGCCAGAGCGTGACAGGGTGTCACCTTCATTCGGAACACAGGCCACAGTGTTCGTGTAGTCCTTACGTCGCGGTAGATCGCTTGGCTCCAGAAGCACGTGTGCATTACCTGTGaggtttgcagtctgatacatgTTTTCATCTGTCTAAACGCGCTGCGTATGATTTGTAATTACCATTGTGGGTGACAGGCCTGGCAGCGATGCGTTTGGCCTGGGCATGCCCGTGGGAGCATGTTGATCTGCACTTCCTAGTCCTGGGCTCCTGGTTGCCCCAGTCCTGCTGCTCGCTGGCTCCGTGTGGCGTGGGTGCAAGAGGTGCCAGCGGACCGGACAGGTTTTCCGCTGAATGCTTGCCGCTGCGGGGCTGCTGCCTCTTTGCCTCCCACCAGGAGCATGTGGGCAGCCTGGGGCAAGACCCGGTGCAGCGGGAGCTTTCGAGCACCCAGCTGAAAGCTGGAGAACCTGCCTGGTGGTGACTCACTCACCgagctcttccctttgcctggaAAAGATCCACGATAAACTTCTCTTTGACGGCAGAGGCAGCTTTAATGTTTCCAGCCTCTTCTGTCTCCTCATCCCACACGTCTTTCGGTGCTGGTGGGGCTGTGCGTGCGGCTGTACCACAGACACGCAGATTGGAAAACAGTGCTGCAAACAAGCGTTGGGCTGGATCGCCGCTTCTCAATTCCTTTTGCTCCACCGTTGCACAGACAGTGTCGGGGGCGCAGtgcagggtggctgcagtgggGCTGGGCCCTGTGGATACGTGCTGTTTTCATGAACACTTTTCAGTGCTGTGTGCCTGCTTGAAATTTTCGTTGCAAAGTTACTGTACTTCTGCCTGGCACTCCCTGTGCAGAAATAACACTCAGTGGGTCTGTGCAAGCACCTCCACGGAGACTCTGGTATTTCCAGCCAGTGTGAGTACTCAGCACGTGTCCAGTGAATCTCGTGGACTGGTCCAGTGGTGGGTTTAAGAAGGGTGTGAGGTCAGCGGCGCGCTGCCAAAGGCTTTGGTATCCCTGTGCATTTGCTGTGAAGCAGCTGTAGATGTGCAGGGGATTTTGGATTTTCCAGAAGTGCAGTGGCTCTGTTGGAAGGCCTGCACAGGGATGTCTTCTGTCTGGTAGATGTGCCAGACATCTTAAATCCTGGTGAAACAGCAAGTCCCCACAGTGCATCCTGATTAATCTTGAGGATGGAGAAGGCGGATGCCTTCAAAAGTGTGGTAAGAGCTTGCCCGCCTTTTTTACTAGCCAAAGTTTCGAGGTGAACAAGCCTGGGTAAGAAGTGGGTTAGGAATGGTGTTTCTGGCTCCTGGGGCATGGGGAAGAGGTAGAAGAGCACGCTGCGGGTGAGAGGCACCTCTGTATCATGCTGGCATTTATACTCCAGCTCTGCCAGAGCAATGCACAGCTGAGGCTGGAGGGGTACGGAGTGGGATGCTCAGTACTGCACGAGCCTGTTCCACAAGCCGTGTCATCCTGGTGGATGTGGGGGATAGCTGGGATATAAGCTCACCACTTGGAACTAGCTTTTTTGCCAGGATGGCAGAAGATGCCCCTTTACTTCAGGACTGCtctcccatcagcaggcagggcCACTTGCAAGCCCTGGAGGTTTTTAAACCTGCAGGAAAATGATTACATTAGGGAAAACTGGGTTGTCTGGCTGACCCATCCTGGGACAGCTACATTTGTTTTGTTGCAAATTTTTAGCATGATCCAAAACTGACAGACCCCTCAGCCTAGCACGTTTCAACCCAGTTAAAAATCAGTGCTAGGTATCTTTATTTTTCAACTCGGTTAAAAATTGGTGCTGGGTGTCTTTCTGTGTGGGCAGCACAGCCAGCTCCGCCGGGAAATGTGCACTCCTCTATAGCAGTGTCGCTGCTGCAGCAAGGAGCAGGTGCTGTGCCTCGCTGCTGGTGTCGGAAGCAGCAGCTGTACTGAACGTGTGGCCGGTCTCTGCTCTCATCCTCATGTGGCAGGTGCTGTCGAGAGCTGTAATGCCCCCAAATTTGGGGTGCATGGGCTGGgaaaagagtttttttttttttccttctgagttgACTGTGGCTTGGGAGGTGTCCCCCCGAGGAGCAGGAGGGCTGTGGGAAGAGCTAACAATGGGGTTGCGCCTGTTTGGGGGAGAGCAAGGGTTCTCACTGCCCTCTGTCTGGGCAGCTGTGCCCCAGTACCTGCTGCTGTTTGCCTGACAGAGACCAGTGAATGCCTCCAGGCTTCTCACCGAGTACCAGCTGGGTTGTGCCATCCCCTGTGCCCTCCCGTGACTGTCTCTGCTGCCGGTAACCGGTGCTGTGGCCTCGCAGGGGCGGCTTCATGTCAAGGGAAACATGCAGGCGGTGGGTGACATGCGCCTCTGTTTCAGGGCATTGTGGGGAACCTGTCCAGTGGCAAGTCGGCCCTCGTGCACCGCTACCTGACTGGCACCTACGTGCAGGAGGAGTCTCCGGAAGGTAAGGTCTGGTTCCCAGGGCGCCGGGGGGTGGTCTCCCCGGCTCTAAAGGTGACCCCTGTCTCTGTACCTCATCTGCCACTGCcggagggctctgcagcctccctTGACCTCCATTAGGGGTTTCCTCTGCTTGCTGCCTGCCACACACCTGACCTGCTGCTTTGCTCTCTTCCCAAGGTGGCCGATTTAAGAAGGAGATCGTAGTGGACGGTCAGAGTTACTTGCTGCTGATCCGAGATGAAGGGGGTCCCCCCGAACTTCAGGTAGGAGGCCCGTACCTCCTGCAGTCCCTTCCCACCCCATCCTGCCAGAGAGATTGGAGGGCTCTGACCCAGCTGTCTCTTGGAAGCCTAGTTGTGGGAGAACGTGAGGCCTGAGAAGGAGCCACCCCTACAATGACTGTTGGCCCCAGGACCTCCCCGTGGTGCTGGGGAGCTTGTTCTGCATGGCCTGGGGCATGCACTGGGCTGAGACCAGCCTCAGCGCCCCACGTGCCATGGGGCTGCCCTTGCTGGGCATGGGGCTCTGGGATGCTTGTCTGGGCTGTAACAGCTGGTGTATCTCCCTCAGTTTGCTGCCTGGGTCGATGCTGTGGTGTttgtgttcagcctggaggacgAGATCAGCTTCCAGACAGTCTACAACTACTACCTGCGGCTCTGCAGCTACCGGAACACAGCGGAGGTGCCGATGGTGCTGGTGGGCACGCAGGGTGAGCGCGGGGTGGCCGGGCTTCCTCCCTGCCTCGGTCAGGAGTGCCGGTGATGTGTCCACACTGGCAAGAGAGTGCAGGGTGCTAGCCCTGCCAGTGTGTCAGGGATCCCAGCCTGTAAGCTGTCCGTGGCACGGAGTGATGCTGAGGATCTGTGGCCCTCGAGGAGCGGAGTAATTCCTTCTCAGACCATCTCAGCTTTTCTGCAGAGATGCCTTATTTCTAGGAGCCGTAGATGGTGaagtgcaggcaggagggagcctggggctgcagaagTTGTCCGACTGTAAGGGTGACagcagggagcaggagcaggagggtggaagatgcaaggaaaaaaaatgtcttgccAGGACCCAATTCCTGAGCAGTGCAGCCCGTTCCTGGCCAGGAATAAACTCTGAGGCTGGGAAGACAGGCGGTGACAGCGAGAGGAGAGTCACAGGGGTGTCTGCTCTGCGCCCCAGATTGAGTAGAACAAAGTTGTTAAACTCTGGATATTTAAAGACTGTGGAATTCGTTTTAGGACTGAGTGATCTTGGTTCAGGCCTGAGGTGGGGTTGCAGGCCCATGCTGTGGAGGCTTAGGAGCAGGGAAGATTGGCAGAGGGACCAGTGATGGTTGTTGGCCCAGACTTAGAGCCAGGTGAGGTCACAGCCTTGGGACGATCACACAACCTACTGGAGAGTTCGAGGAGGACTTAACCGTGTGAGTCCCAGTGCTCCTTTATCTCCTGAGAGGGTTCATCTGCAGCCCCTGCTTGTCCCTGGCATGTCTTCAAGGGGTCTGATTCCTCTTGGGAAGGTGGCCATCTGGGATACAAagtaagcctttttttttaatgttgtccACCAAGGCCTCAATTGTGGGTACATCCTAGCAGAGACATCTTTCCCAGTTAACTGAGGATGATTTCTCCGTTTTGATTCTTTAATATGTAGAGTATGGCCATGAGACCTAAAATGATTGAGACTGGCTAATCCATTTTACGTTGCAGCTGAGGCTGCCTTGCCTTGCCAGCCACACTTCCCACTGGTTTCTGCCCTCTGTCTTCAGAAACATCGGTGGCTGGATAGTTAGGAGAGTTGTGTAAGGTTCATTTAAACACTGCTTAATTTAAAAAGGCTCGTTTAACAAATCCATTTTTCTGCAAACATGGGACTTGGTTATCTAAGGCATTTATAGGAGAGAGGGTGTAGTATGAAGGTGGCTATCTCAGTGTgtgaagggaagaagggaggccAGGAGCATGCCCTGGGACATGTGGATAGATGGACACAGGCGCTTGCTTTGTAACCTTCTCTCCCTTTGGTTTCCAGATGCCATCAGCGCCACGAACCCCCGGGTCATTGACGATTCTCGGGCGCGGAAGCTTTCCAACGATTTGAAGCGCTGCACGTACTACGAGACCTGTGCCACCTACGGACTGAATGTGGAGAGAGTCTTCCAGGATGGTAACAGCAGCCGGTGGAGGGTGTCCGGGCGAGACAGGGCAGCAGAAGGGGTTTACACTACCTAGACCGCTGGCTCAGTTAGAACAGCGTGAGGCCAAGGCAGTTAGGCACACGTTTGCGTGCTGTGCCATTGCTTTACAGACACAGACCTGGCCTGGTGTGGAAGGATTCTTGTGTGTGGCATGTGGATGTGCATGAGGGACCgcagagcagggctgggcagcgcctttctcctgccttccttgGAGGGGAGTGTTCCAGGGAGCAGAGAGGCTGCAGGGGATGGTTTTGTGCCCATGGCGGGCCTGCACAGCACAGCGGTTACGTGAGCCTGCGGAGGAGTCGGGAGGCTGCAGAGACAGTTTTGATTGCCTGTCGTGGAGGAAGCACAGAAGAACGTTTGGGTGCTGGAGGTGGGGGAGCAGGAACGGAGTGGCCAAATGGGGCAGCTGTTCCTCACGGGAACAGTGTGTGAGCGTTTCAGCTCAGACTGGGAGAGGGGTCTGCATGACAGGGATGCTGTAGGTGGGAGAGGGAACCTACACCATGTCCTAGGAGTTTGCAGTCTGCTGAAATCAACTGGGACCCTGCCCTTTAATGGGAGTACATATTCCCCTGTCCACTTTTTCGACCTGGAGTGCAGCAGGGGATCTGTGTTCAATGTGTCTGCACAGAGCAGAGTGGCCAGGCAGGACAGAGTTGCTTTTGGAGAGGAGGAGAGCTGTGCTGTTAGTGTTTGCAAGTGGAGCAGGTGCCTGGAAGAAAGTTTGGAAATCACAGTGCAGCAGGACGGCCTGAAGGCAAAAATCCATTTAGTTCCTTGCAGCACAATGTGATGGGCTGAGGGCAAGACACAGGACTGAGCCTGTCATCAGCTTCAAGTGCCTCCTTCATCTTCTGAGCTGGAGCTGGTGATCTTCCTTCCCCTGCATTACT is a window of Athene noctua chromosome 2, bAthNoc1.hap1.1, whole genome shotgun sequence DNA encoding:
- the AGAP3 gene encoding arf-GAP with GTPase, ANK repeat and PH domain-containing protein 3 isoform X8 yields the protein MNFQGGPGQSPQQQSLAAPGGPVPVPVPGPSGPQPGGPPPPQFGLSNSAAIRAEIGRFESVHPNIYAIYDLIERVEDLALQSQIREHVISIEDSFVNSQEWTLSRSVPELKVGIVGNLSSGKSALVHRYLTGTYVQEESPEGGRFKKEIVVDGQSYLLLIRDEGGPPELQFAAWVDAVVFVFSLEDEISFQTVYNYYLRLCSYRNTAEVPMVLVGTQDAISATNPRVIDDSRARKLSNDLKRCTYYETCATYGLNVERVFQDVAQKVVALRKKQQLSIGPCKSLPNSPSHSSVSAASIPSVHINQICATVSNFSSTKRPFQLLPN